From Myxococcaceae bacterium JPH2, the proteins below share one genomic window:
- a CDS encoding thymidine kinase produces MHQFPKDIGWIEVICGSMFSGKTEELIRRVKRAVYGKQKVQVFKPRLDTRYDETQVVSHSQLKLTSNPIERAEEIFYHLEADTQVVGIDEVQFFGPEVVQVCEALANKGLRVICAGLDQDYQGRPFEPMPQLMAVSEYVTKELAICVVCGNPANRSQRILSSGERVMVGAAGAYEPRCRKCHVPDPTEGTPPQTLKLFD; encoded by the coding sequence TTGCACCAATTCCCTAAAGATATCGGGTGGATAGAAGTCATCTGCGGATCCATGTTCTCCGGTAAGACGGAGGAGTTGATCCGCCGCGTCAAGCGCGCCGTGTACGGCAAGCAGAAGGTCCAGGTGTTCAAGCCTCGACTGGACACGCGCTACGACGAGACACAGGTGGTCAGCCACTCGCAGCTGAAATTGACGTCCAATCCCATCGAGCGGGCTGAAGAAATTTTCTATCACCTGGAGGCAGACACCCAGGTGGTGGGCATTGATGAGGTGCAGTTCTTCGGGCCCGAGGTGGTGCAGGTGTGCGAGGCGCTGGCCAACAAGGGCCTGCGCGTCATCTGCGCGGGGTTGGATCAGGACTACCAGGGCCGCCCGTTCGAGCCGATGCCGCAGCTGATGGCGGTCTCGGAGTACGTGACGAAGGAGCTGGCCATCTGTGTGGTGTGTGGCAATCCGGCCAACCGCTCCCAGCGCATCCTCTCCAGCGGCGAGCGGGTGATGGTGGGCGCGGCGGGCGCGTACGAGCCGCGCTGCCGCAAGTGCCATGTTCCGGACCCCACGGAAGGCACGCCGCCGCAGACGTTGAAGCTGTTCGACTGA
- the aqpZ gene encoding aquaporin Z, with the protein MDASNVKAEKEAAVATGDDALRKYTAELVGTFVLVLGGVGAAVLAGDDIGYAGIALAFGLSLLAMVYTIGPISGCHVNPAVTLGLVLAGKLERRYALGYVVAQCLGAFLAAAVVLMIARGVPAGYSASQEGLATNGYGTWSPGGYGGGAAFLAEVALTFLLVLTVLGATDSKAPVGFAGLAIGLVLTLIHLVGIPVTNTSVNPARSLGPALFVGGHALGQLWLFIIAPCIGAGLAAAVYRSVIQTVARPITAATAESSLQRQRRERLLRDRRENPT; encoded by the coding sequence ATGGATGCGTCGAACGTGAAGGCGGAGAAGGAGGCGGCCGTCGCCACCGGCGATGACGCGCTTCGCAAGTACACCGCGGAGCTGGTGGGCACCTTCGTCCTGGTGCTGGGCGGAGTCGGGGCCGCCGTGCTGGCGGGCGATGACATCGGCTATGCGGGGATTGCGCTCGCCTTCGGCCTGTCGCTGCTCGCGATGGTCTACACGATAGGGCCCATCTCCGGCTGCCATGTGAACCCCGCGGTGACGCTGGGACTGGTGCTGGCGGGCAAGCTGGAGCGCCGCTACGCGCTGGGCTACGTGGTGGCCCAGTGCCTGGGCGCGTTCCTCGCCGCGGCGGTGGTGCTGATGATTGCCCGAGGCGTGCCGGCGGGCTACTCGGCGTCCCAGGAGGGGCTGGCGACCAACGGCTATGGCACCTGGTCTCCCGGAGGCTACGGCGGCGGCGCGGCCTTCCTCGCCGAGGTGGCGCTCACCTTCCTCCTCGTGCTGACGGTGCTGGGCGCCACGGACTCGAAGGCGCCGGTGGGCTTCGCGGGCCTGGCCATTGGCCTGGTGCTGACGCTCATCCACCTGGTGGGCATCCCGGTGACGAACACGTCCGTGAACCCCGCCCGCAGCCTGGGGCCCGCGCTCTTCGTGGGCGGGCACGCCCTGGGCCAGTTGTGGCTCTTCATCATCGCGCCCTGCATTGGCGCGGGATTGGCGGCGGCGGTGTACCGCTCGGTCATCCAGACCGTGGCGCGGCCCATCACCGCGGCCACGGCGGAGAGCTCTCTACAGCGGCAGCGCCGGGAGCGCCTGCTGCGCGACCGGCGCGAGAACCCCACCTGA
- a CDS encoding uracil phosphoribosyltransferase encodes MRDTLYSNVPFRLNEMAHHYGPNVHLVGNPFLLSQLATLCAKGTLQPQINRLVELLYTDLVKTVINAEFPRKMVALPTRMIDHTPLGIYQGEVVEPQLRVVTVNIARAGTLPSQVTYDLLNFTVDPTLVRQDHIIMSRMIDAAETVVGSSIGGAKIGGDVDDAFVLFPDPMGATGGSLSTAIQLYKTKVPGKARRIITLNLIITPEYLRRMTKEHPDVIIYALRLDRGLSPPEVFGTEPGALWEKERGLDDRQYIVPGGGGFGEIMNNAYV; translated from the coding sequence ATGCGCGACACCCTCTATTCGAACGTGCCCTTCCGGCTGAACGAGATGGCGCACCACTACGGGCCCAACGTCCACCTGGTGGGCAACCCGTTCCTCTTGTCGCAGCTGGCCACGCTGTGCGCCAAGGGCACGCTGCAGCCGCAGATCAACCGGCTGGTGGAGCTGCTCTACACGGACCTGGTGAAGACGGTCATCAACGCGGAGTTCCCGCGCAAGATGGTGGCGCTGCCCACGCGGATGATTGATCACACGCCGCTGGGCATCTACCAGGGCGAGGTGGTGGAGCCGCAGCTGCGCGTGGTGACGGTGAACATCGCGCGCGCGGGCACGCTGCCGTCGCAGGTGACGTACGACCTGCTGAACTTCACGGTGGACCCCACGCTGGTGCGCCAGGACCACATCATCATGAGCCGGATGATCGACGCGGCCGAGACGGTGGTGGGCTCGTCCATTGGCGGCGCGAAGATTGGCGGCGACGTGGACGACGCGTTCGTCCTCTTCCCGGACCCCATGGGGGCCACGGGCGGCAGCCTGTCCACGGCCATCCAGCTCTACAAGACGAAGGTGCCCGGCAAGGCCCGGCGCATCATCACGCTCAACCTCATCATCACGCCCGAGTACCTCCGGCGGATGACGAAGGAGCACCCGGACGTCATCATCTACGCGCTCCGGTTGGATCGCGGCTTGTCCCCGCCCGAGGTGTTCGGCACCGAGCCGGGCGCGCTCTGGGAGAAGGAGCGGGGCCTGGATGACCGGCAGTACATCGTCCCCGGCGGCGGCGGCTTCGGGGAGATCATGAACAACGCCTACGTGTAG
- a CDS encoding ribonucleotide-diphosphate reductase subunit beta produces MLLDPGLNLTLRPMAYPVFFEMYRNAIKNTWTVEEVDFSTDLVDLRSKMTEAERHLIHRLVAFFATGDSIVGNNLVLNLYKHLNAPEARMYLSRQLYEEALHVQFYLTLLDTYVPDPAERAKAFAAIDNIPSIQRKAAFCMKWMDSIHDVQAARTKEDRRRFLLNLICFAGCIEGLFFFAAFAYVYFLRSKGLLNGLAAGTNWVFRDESAHMAFAFEAIQVARKEEPDLFDARMERDVEQMLREAVECETTFAQDLLSGGVVGLSTQDMRGYLEYVADQRLLMLGMAPVFRTKNPLGFMELQDVQELTNFFERRVSSYQVAVGVGAANDVVFDAAF; encoded by the coding sequence ATGCTGCTCGACCCTGGATTGAACCTGACGCTGCGCCCCATGGCCTATCCGGTCTTCTTCGAGATGTACCGGAACGCCATCAAGAACACGTGGACCGTGGAGGAGGTGGACTTCTCCACGGACCTGGTGGACTTGCGCTCGAAGATGACCGAGGCGGAGCGTCACCTCATCCACCGGCTGGTGGCGTTCTTCGCGACGGGTGACTCCATCGTGGGCAACAACCTGGTGCTCAACCTGTACAAGCACCTGAATGCCCCCGAGGCGCGCATGTACCTGTCGCGCCAGCTCTACGAGGAGGCCCTGCACGTCCAGTTCTACCTGACGCTGCTGGACACCTACGTGCCGGATCCGGCGGAGCGGGCCAAGGCCTTCGCGGCCATCGACAACATCCCCTCCATCCAGCGCAAGGCCGCCTTCTGCATGAAGTGGATGGACAGCATCCACGACGTGCAGGCCGCTCGGACGAAGGAGGACCGCCGCCGCTTCCTCCTCAACCTCATCTGCTTCGCGGGCTGCATCGAGGGGCTCTTCTTCTTCGCCGCGTTCGCCTACGTGTACTTCCTGCGCAGCAAGGGCCTGCTCAACGGGCTGGCCGCGGGGACGAACTGGGTGTTCCGCGACGAGAGCGCGCACATGGCGTTCGCCTTCGAGGCCATCCAGGTGGCGCGCAAGGAGGAGCCGGACCTGTTCGACGCGCGCATGGAGCGCGACGTGGAGCAGATGCTCCGTGAAGCGGTCGAGTGCGAGACGACCTTCGCGCAGGACCTGCTCAGCGGCGGGGTGGTGGGCCTGTCCACGCAGGACATGCGCGGCTACCTCGAGTACGTGGCGGATCAGCGCCTGCTCATGCTCGGGATGGCGCCCGTGTTCCGCACCAAGAACCCGCTGGGGTTCATGGAGCTGCAGGACGTGCAGGAGCTCACCAACTTCTTCGAGCGCCGCGTGTCCTCGTACCAGGTGGCCGTGGGCGTGGGCGCGGCGAACGACGTCGTGTTCGACGCGGCCTTCTGA
- the hpt gene encoding hypoxanthine phosphoribosyltransferase: MTFHQKDVDVLISEEKLHARIKELGAAITRDYQGKELTLVCVLKGSVFFATDLARAIDLPLTLEFLGVSSYQGGTESTGEVRITTDVSKPMAGKHLLVIEDIIDTGLTMSFLMENLAARHPASLKLCSLLEKPARARTQVNIDYKGFVIDDHFVVGYGLDYGEKYRNINFIGVWKGK; encoded by the coding sequence GTGACGTTCCACCAGAAGGATGTCGACGTCCTCATCTCCGAGGAGAAGCTGCACGCGCGCATCAAGGAGCTGGGCGCGGCCATCACCCGTGACTACCAGGGCAAGGAGCTGACGCTCGTCTGCGTGCTGAAGGGCTCGGTGTTCTTCGCCACCGACCTGGCGCGGGCCATCGACCTGCCCTTGACGCTCGAGTTCCTGGGCGTGTCCAGCTACCAGGGCGGCACCGAGTCGACGGGCGAGGTGCGCATCACCACCGACGTCAGCAAGCCCATGGCGGGCAAGCACCTGCTCGTCATCGAGGACATCATCGACACGGGCCTCACCATGAGCTTCCTCATGGAGAACCTGGCCGCGCGTCACCCCGCGTCGCTGAAGCTGTGCTCGCTGTTGGAGAAGCCGGCGCGCGCTCGCACGCAGGTGAACATCGACTACAAGGGCTTCGTCATCGACGACCACTTCGTCGTCGGGTACGGCCTGGACTACGGCGAGAAGTACCGGAACATCAACTTCATCGGCGTCTGGAAGGGCAAGTAG
- a CDS encoding ribonucleoside-diphosphate reductase subunit alpha produces the protein MKPTAATTLPLPPAPPVTAAPATSPQPAQSPAEFGTTTMRVRKRNGTAEPVDLNKIVRAVGRSCMGLSRVDVMRVATKTISGLYDGATTRELDSLSIQTAAALIVEEPEYARLSSRLLATFIQKEVSNQDIHSFSQSIAAGHKHGLIADRLLQFVQANARKLNAAIDPVRNDLFEYFGLRTVYDRYLLKNPQTREVLETPQEFFLRVACALSGDNAREAIELYRLFSSLEYLPSSPTLFNSGTRHEQLSSCFLLDSPADELDSIYKKYSDIAMLSKFSGGIGVGYHRVRARGSLIRSTNGHSNGIVPWLKTLDASVAAVNQGGKRKGACCVYLETWHADIEDFLELRDNTGDEARRTHNLNLANWVPDLFMRRVESDGDWSLFDPKTVPHLTDLWGDAFEKAYAEAEASGMALRKVKARDLYARMMKVLAQTGNGWMTFKDLSNRKSNQTAKPANVIHLSNLCTEILEVTSQGETAVCNLGSLNLGRMVADGKFDFDRLRANVQLALRQLDRVIDLNYYPIPTAADSNRRWRPVGLGLMGLQDVFFQLRLPFDAPEARALSQKISEEIYYSALSTSADLAEQFGAHPGFSETRAAQGELQFESWGVVPEDTARWSALRARIQKTGLRNSLMIAIAPTATIASIAGCYECIEPQVSNLFKRETLSGDFLQVNRYLVRDLQALGLWNDSTRNRIKMAEGSVQDLTELPAELRNVYRTAWEVPMRSLIDMAADRGAFIDQSQSLNLFVETPNIGKLSSMYFYAWQKGLKTTYYLRSRPATRIAKATVGASGAAATSAPAPAPMAQAMPEAEAVACSLENPESCEACQ, from the coding sequence ATGAAGCCGACCGCCGCCACCACCCTGCCCCTCCCGCCCGCGCCCCCGGTCACGGCCGCGCCGGCCACCTCCCCTCAACCGGCGCAAAGTCCGGCCGAGTTCGGCACGACGACCATGCGGGTGCGCAAGCGCAACGGCACGGCGGAGCCGGTGGACCTGAACAAGATTGTCCGCGCGGTGGGTCGCAGCTGCATGGGGCTGTCGCGCGTGGACGTCATGCGCGTGGCCACCAAGACCATCAGCGGCCTGTATGACGGCGCCACCACGCGCGAGCTGGACAGCCTCTCCATCCAGACCGCCGCCGCACTCATCGTGGAGGAGCCCGAGTACGCGCGGCTCTCCTCGCGCCTGCTCGCCACCTTCATCCAGAAGGAGGTCAGCAACCAGGACATCCACTCCTTCAGCCAGTCCATCGCGGCGGGCCACAAGCACGGCCTCATCGCGGACCGCCTGCTGCAGTTCGTCCAGGCCAACGCGCGCAAGCTCAACGCCGCCATCGACCCGGTCCGCAACGACCTCTTCGAGTACTTCGGCCTGCGCACCGTCTATGACCGCTACCTGCTGAAGAACCCGCAGACGCGCGAGGTCCTCGAGACGCCGCAGGAGTTCTTCCTGCGCGTGGCGTGCGCGCTCAGCGGCGACAACGCGCGCGAGGCCATCGAGCTGTACCGCCTGTTCAGCTCGCTGGAGTACCTGCCCAGCTCCCCCACCCTGTTCAACTCGGGCACCCGCCACGAGCAGCTCTCCAGCTGCTTCCTCTTGGACTCGCCCGCGGACGAGCTGGACTCCATCTACAAGAAGTATTCCGACATCGCGATGCTGTCGAAGTTCTCCGGCGGCATCGGCGTGGGCTACCACCGCGTGCGCGCGCGCGGCTCGCTCATCCGCTCCACCAACGGCCACTCCAACGGCATCGTCCCCTGGCTCAAGACGCTGGACGCCTCGGTCGCCGCGGTGAACCAGGGCGGCAAGCGCAAGGGCGCGTGCTGCGTGTACCTGGAGACGTGGCACGCGGACATCGAGGACTTCCTCGAGCTGCGCGACAACACCGGTGACGAGGCCCGCCGCACCCACAACCTGAACCTGGCCAACTGGGTGCCGGACCTGTTCATGCGTCGCGTGGAGAGCGACGGTGACTGGAGCCTGTTCGATCCGAAGACGGTGCCGCACCTGACGGACCTGTGGGGCGACGCCTTCGAGAAGGCCTACGCGGAGGCCGAGGCCTCGGGGATGGCGCTGCGCAAGGTGAAGGCGCGCGACCTGTACGCTCGGATGATGAAGGTGCTGGCCCAGACCGGAAACGGCTGGATGACCTTCAAGGACCTGAGCAATCGCAAGAGCAACCAGACCGCGAAGCCGGCCAACGTCATCCACCTGTCCAACCTCTGCACGGAGATTCTGGAGGTCACCAGCCAGGGCGAGACGGCGGTGTGCAACCTGGGCTCGCTGAACCTGGGCCGGATGGTGGCGGACGGGAAGTTCGACTTCGACCGCCTGCGCGCCAACGTGCAGCTCGCGCTGCGCCAGTTGGACCGCGTCATCGACCTCAACTACTACCCCATCCCCACCGCCGCGGACTCCAACCGCCGCTGGCGCCCGGTGGGCCTGGGGCTGATGGGCCTGCAGGACGTGTTCTTCCAGCTGCGGCTGCCCTTCGACGCCCCCGAGGCGCGCGCGCTGTCGCAGAAGATCTCCGAGGAGATCTACTACTCGGCGCTGAGCACCTCGGCGGACCTGGCCGAGCAGTTCGGCGCGCACCCGGGCTTCTCTGAGACGCGGGCCGCCCAGGGCGAGCTGCAGTTCGAGAGCTGGGGCGTGGTGCCGGAGGACACCGCGCGCTGGAGCGCGCTGCGCGCCCGCATCCAGAAGACGGGCCTGCGCAACTCGCTGATGATCGCCATCGCGCCCACCGCCACCATCGCGTCCATCGCGGGCTGCTACGAGTGCATCGAGCCGCAGGTGTCCAACCTGTTCAAGCGCGAGACGCTCTCGGGTGACTTCCTCCAGGTGAACCGCTACCTCGTGCGCGACCTGCAGGCGCTGGGGCTGTGGAACGACAGCACGCGCAACCGCATCAAGATGGCCGAGGGCAGCGTGCAGGACCTCACCGAGCTGCCCGCCGAGCTGCGCAACGTCTACCGCACGGCATGGGAGGTCCCCATGCGCTCGCTCATCGACATGGCGGCGGACCGCGGCGCCTTCATCGACCAGAGCCAGTCGCTCAACCTCTTCGTCGAGACGCCCAACATCGGGAAGCTTTCTTCCATGTACTTCTACGCATGGCAGAAGGGGTTGAAGACCACCTATTACCTGCGCTCGCGTCCGGCCACGCGCATCGCCAAGGCCACGGTGGGCGCCAGCGGCGCCGCCGCGACCTCGGCCCCCGCTCCTGCCCCCATGGCCCAGGCCATGCCCGAGGCGGAAGCCGTGGCGTGCTCGCTGGAGAACCCCGAGTCGTGCGAGGCGTGCCAGTAG
- a CDS encoding IF-2 protein, which translates to MNVNSPQGFGHRARRAFMRTVTLLVILTLGVGILFLLGKINARTFTLTVDNGALVVMKGRNLPTGAAPYQPGDARLADAYAPIPLEGQDATLLTLQSYSERDELDRALFPLLESLARPRIASDEPARVDRGLYYLRRAEKLSGLTDEQRRALQGMLADVAYYQARQKLEDARRLVSESLAQLKLAAESQNRHARNANQMLSTVGPPARDLEEALRRAVHTESGPQEAQDGATAPTRQVSPSPLPPSAPGAPAPAQAPATPAQAPDAGPTP; encoded by the coding sequence ATGAACGTGAACTCACCCCAGGGATTTGGCCACCGGGCGCGCCGCGCCTTCATGCGCACCGTCACCCTCCTCGTCATCTTGACGCTGGGGGTGGGCATCCTCTTCCTCCTCGGGAAGATCAACGCCCGGACCTTCACCCTCACCGTGGACAACGGCGCGCTGGTGGTGATGAAGGGCCGCAACCTCCCCACCGGCGCCGCGCCCTACCAGCCCGGCGACGCGCGGCTCGCGGACGCCTACGCCCCCATCCCCCTGGAGGGCCAGGACGCCACCCTCCTCACCCTCCAGAGCTACTCCGAGCGCGACGAGCTGGACCGCGCCCTCTTCCCCCTCCTGGAGTCGCTGGCCCGGCCCCGCATCGCCTCGGATGAGCCCGCCCGCGTGGACCGGGGCCTTTACTACCTGCGCCGCGCCGAGAAGCTCTCCGGCCTCACCGACGAGCAGCGCCGCGCCCTCCAGGGGATGCTCGCGGACGTGGCCTACTACCAGGCCCGCCAGAAGCTCGAGGACGCCCGGCGCCTCGTCTCCGAAAGCCTGGCCCAGCTCAAGCTCGCCGCGGAGAGCCAGAACCGCCACGCCCGCAACGCCAACCAGATGCTCTCCACCGTGGGCCCCCCGGCCCGGGACCTGGAGGAAGCCCTCCGCCGCGCCGTGCACACCGAAAGCGGCCCCCAGGAGGCCCAGGACGGCGCCACGGCCCCGACGCGGCAGGTCTCCCCCTCTCCCCTGCCCCCTTCCGCGCCCGGCGCTCCCGCGCCCGCCCAGGCCCCCGCAACCCCCGCCCAGGCTCCGGACGCCGGCCCCACTCCCTGA